The genomic segment AAGCCAGCTCTGCAAAGTCTCCACACAGGCTTCAGCTGATTCGAACGGGAGTACATTGCGGCCGGAGATCGTTCGGATCTCAGCCCGCGGCAGTTTGCTTTTGAACGTGGCGATCCGCTCGTCCGCGTCATCCCAACGCCTGGAACGACCGATGCCGGTGGCATCTCGCCCAAACACCACCAGCACAGGAATCGACAGGCTGCACAGCTGGGGCTCCCAGTTGCCTCGCCAGAACCCCGCCAGGAAGGAGAACACTGCCCAGCGGCTGGCCATGGGTGCCGATCCCTGCTCCAAGGTGGACAGCCATTCCTCATCGACGGACTCTGGTTCAGCGAACAGGTTTTTCTCAGAGAAGGAACGCAGAAACGCTCGTCGCCTGGCGTAGCGATAGAACAGGCTACCGATCGGCCCGCTGAACAGCACGCCCCAGAGCTGCTGGGCCCGCTGCAGAGAAAACGGCTCGCTGAGTACCCTCCAGCCGGGGGGACTGATCGTCACCAACCGGCTCACAAGATCCGGTGCCCGCTCGATCAGCGACAGGGCGATCGGCAGTGAGGCGCCCTGGCTCACGAGTACCACCGGTCCGTCATCTAGCGCCCGCAGCTGCTGTTCCAGTGGAGCAACCCAGTCCTCGACAGTAATCGCCCGTTTTTGCATCGGCGCTTCGCCACAACCAAGCAGGTCGGGGGCCAGCAGCAGCCGGGATTCGTCTCGGTCCCGCCAGCTCCGGCGGAAGCGCTCCCAAAACCTCGACGACAAACCAACGCCAACTGGATGAATCAGCAACAGTGGTTCAGTCATCACAAGTGGGCTTCCCACGGGAAAGGAATCGCAGTCTGGGAGTCCTGGCCCAACGCTGCGAAATCCGCGGGAACGTCTCTGCAGCGGCGTCGTGGCGATGTGACCAGCGTGATTTCGAGGCCGACGAGCGCGTCAGCTATATGCGGTTGGAGGGCTGGGAGGAGATGCAAGTGCCGTCAGAACTCGATGGGATGAGCTGCTGGAGGAGATGGTGGCCTCCCTGCCGCGCCCGCGTCTTGAAGAGCTGAAGCCTCGGATCGTGATGCCGGTTGATCGACTGCAAAGCGACAACAGGCAGCTGCAGAAATGGCACGACGATCACTGGGTAGACAACGCCCTTCATTGGCGGATTTGATGGTGCAGCGCAGAGAGGTGCTGCCGTGATCTGAGGGCTCCAGAAGACAGTTGTGGACTGCGAACTGGTTGGCACTGTCCATGCTGTCAGTGCGCTTTCTTACCAAAGTCATAAGGCGTTACGAGAGTTTTCTGGGATTCATCAAATGACCAAATGATCCGTTGCGGATCGCCGTGCATCGACCCATATTTGATCCACGCGGATATGGGGAGTTCTTCCACACGCGACGGCTTCGGGAGAGCGACCCGATGGCTGGCAGAACCCCTGTTTCCTGCGTGAGCGATCGCGGGAGACAGTGTTCTGTGACAACAAATCAGTAGAAATTTGGTGCGTTTGCCAAGGATTTCTGTATCGCGGCAAACGTGCATATACAGAGATCGCATCGCTCGGGAAGAACGCAGTTCTTTTCGCGGTCCTGTAGCCCCCTTCTCGCGAGTCGATGACCGCTAAGAAGGTGCTGTTTGTCCGCTGTCGTGGCAGAAAAGCCTGAATGTGCCGCTGACCTACCTGAAGTACTGAAGCGGAATCCCGAGGTTGCTTCTCTTGGTGATCCTGTTCAGCTTCGGTTGCAGGAGTTGCTCGTGCTCTTGAGTCAGTTGATGAGTCGCCTCAGGTGAAATGATGCGCTGCTTGGTGTCATTGGTCTACTGTCATTTTCTGCCAAAGAGCCATGGTGTTCCAAGAGGGGCTTTCTTGACGGGTGCCTCTTTGCTCCGATGGACAGTGGGTGTCCTCGGGCGTTGGGATGCACCTGACTCTCTCTGCTCTAGGGAGTCAGCCCAGCGTGGTTGTGCTTTCGTCCCGCTCCAAACAGCTGATAAAAAGAAAATAAGCCGATCCCGCATATGAGCATTTTCGGTTTGAGCGTAAGGTTTTCACGGTCAGGTGAAATTCCCGCCATAATCGAACAAACCTTAGACACACCATGCTTCGTATTTCAGCAGCCCTTTGTGCCACTATCCTGCTCTCTGCTCCAGCCTTCGCAGGCTCCGGTGGATGCCAGTACAGCCAGGACAAAGCAGCTGAAACGACTGATCAAAAAAAAGAATCTCAGTCTTGATCAAGCATCCTCTAATCCAAAAGATTTGGAGACTCGCTACATGGCGCTGGCGTCTGCAGCTTGCGCTCAATGCTCCCTTTGGGCTCTTGTGGATTGCTGATAAAACCAATCCAGCCGTACACACGTTTGACATGTCAGTGCTTTCAACGCTTCATGCTGAATGGCTTGCTCCGATGATTGGAATCGCTTGATCTCCCCTAACTTCCCTCGCTGAGCTGAACAGAGACCACACTTCACTAAGCAGGTGTTTTATGAAGTCTGGCCAGCCATCTCTGATGGCATATTTAGGGGTTCCCCACATAGGAATGAATCGATACTCGCTTGAATGAATGAACATCAAGCATGACCACCCGCAAGGATGATGTGATCTGAAGGCATCACGTTAAGTTGAGCTTTTGCTCTTACGAAGATGACTGCGATGCTGCGATGTTTGAATCGTTTGTTCTTAATAAGGCTGATAGCCATGACCGCACTCATGACTGCTCCAGCAGAAGCTGCAAACCTTGTCGGTCGGTACCGTTGCGTCGGTAGCAATCCCAACAGCGGCCAATATCAGGCGAGCATCGTTATTGAACGTTCAGGCGAAGGGTATCGGTTGACTTGGACGATCGGCGGCGCAGTTCACCATGGCATTGCGATTCGAACTGGCAATGTTTTGGCCTCGAGTTGGTCCCCTGGTCCTAATCAACATGGGATTGTGTCTTACAGGATTGGAAGGGGAGGGAATCTCAGGGGGCTTTGGGCGCAATATCCCGATGTTTCGCGTCTCTTCCCTGAGGACTGTGAACCGACGCGCTGATCAAGAGATTCGCCTGCGAGCGTAAGCTTCAAGCAGCATGGAGATGGAATGTGTTGTCCCATAGTCCCAGAAAGGCATTGACAATTGATTGGATACTTTCATTTCACTAACTGTCCATATCAATGCTTGTGCAAATATACAATTTAAGCAAAATATTAAGCAAAGTGCAGGTACG from the Synechococcus sp. KORDI-100 genome contains:
- a CDS encoding alpha/beta fold hydrolase, which gives rise to MTEPLLLIHPVGVGLSSRFWERFRRSWRDRDESRLLLAPDLLGCGEAPMQKRAITVEDWVAPLEQQLRALDDGPVVLVSQGASLPIALSLIERAPDLVSRLVTISPPGWRVLSEPFSLQRAQQLWGVLFSGPIGSLFYRYARRRAFLRSFSEKNLFAEPESVDEEWLSTLEQGSAPMASRWAVFSFLAGFWRGNWEPQLCSLSIPVLVVFGRDATGIGRSRRWDDADERIATFKSKLPRAEIRTISGRNVLPFESAEACVETLQSWLC